The genomic segment CCGCTCGGGCGCCGACGTCCGCTTCACCAAGACTTCCCACCTGCTCGCCGATCTGGCCGGCGGCCACGCCGACAACACCCTGGAGCGCCGCATCCGCGAGTACGCCCGCATCCCGGTCCTCATCCTCGACGACTTCGCGATGCGCGAGCTCACCCCGACCCATGCCGACGACCTCTACGAGCTGATCACCGAGCGGGCCACCCTCGGCGGCTCCATGATCCTCACCTCGAACCGGCAGCCGTCGGACTGGTATCCGCTGTTCCCGAACCCGGTCGTGGCCGAGAGCCTCCTGGACCGGTTGATCAACACGAGCCACCAGATCTTCATGAACGGCCCGTCCTACAGGCCCAACAAGCGGCCAAAGTCCGCGGTCCCCACGGGGAACTCGACAGCACGAGACGATCAACGATAGAACATCAACCGAGGACCCGGGCCTGAGGAAATAGGCCGACACAGCCCTGGGGAAAATCGCAGACGCCGACA from the Catenulispora sp. GP43 genome contains:
- the istB gene encoding IS21-like element helper ATPase IstB, whose translation is MSILQPPLQTSLRMLKLSGMLETLDARLAQARAGDLGHLEFLQVLCEDEISRRDTAAMNRRIRRARFEQQSTLEGFDFTAAPKLPAAAIRDLAALRWLGAGESVVLYGPVGVGKTHIAQALGHLAIRSGADVRFTKTSHLLADLAGGHADNTLERRIREYARIPVLILDDFAMRELTPTHADDLYELITERATLGGSMILTSNRQPSDWYPLFPNPVVAESLLDRLINTSHQIFMNGPSYRPNKRPKSAVPTGNSTARDDQR